The nucleotide sequence agtccacaacagcacacatgaaaagcggcagctcgagttatcactatcaactttcggcgctgcctgtttacataaagtgaatcacgcccacgcgtgatcgtcttgtcacatctaatgaataatgtatctcattgagttcacatatattgcagtgaaaacgacgctatataattgacaatctgaaggcaacctcttcatattttctttcccactagcacacaacacacgaaaatggaagtctattcattggtaatacgtaatctagatttgagattatgtagaacattcttcactacaattttacattttggcagcaaaccaaatatgatcaaatgcaattttaccttaccaaatatttggtcgtgaagaaaaatttggcactaacaatccaaatatgccctaaaaattaataaaatatttgtacggtaacaaaatatttgtacggtaacaatccaaatatgccctaaaaaataataaaattgtattttaccagtcttggagattttaattttgtatagttttcaatataaaaagatttgataactattgatatttatacaaaaatatagagcacagtataaaatcgccctagcggagggcggcaagggggccgcctgcaaaattccatgccccctcgccgcccatttgcaggcggccccccgcacagtacaaaatcgccctcgcggagggcggcaagggggccgcctgcaaaatttcatgccccccctcgccgcccatttgcaggcggccccccgcacagtacaaaatcgccctcgcagagggcggcaagggggccgcctgcaaatttcgttgacggccgtcgcccgagagcgaacggccgtctgccacgtcattttcgccgccctctgggagggcgatttttaaaaatcgccctcccagagggcggtaggcgactacttccgtcaattttcaaaatggaaaattatttttgtaaaacttttaataaaaaaaattataaataaaaaaaattcccttctctcttctctctgcaAACAAGTTGTATTCTACGGATATACTGCGCCGCTAGGGTTTGCGCCGGCGCCATCTCCCTCGGATCTGTCATCGCCATCGCACATGCCGCCGTTCTCCAGCGAGCCAATGACGAACAACGAGGGGGAACCAGTGGAAGATGCGTCTTGCCGGTCAGTGCGGCGCCGGCGGTACCGAGAACAAACAAGTTCGTGCCTCTTCTTGCAACTCCCTCTTCGATCGGATTGCAATTTCATTGCTTTTTACGGTCTATATATATCCTTGTCTCGATCTGTTTGTTTCTACCGCAAAGCTGCTCTTTTGGTTTTGCGGATGGGATTGGAGGCTATAGGGTGGAGCTAAAAGATCAAAATCTGTGCGCTCTCCTTAATATACTTTTAAATTTGATCCTTTTTTTTGTGCATACCAAGATAAATCATTATCGTTTACTCCATCCcaattcccaaaacaaaaaacaacttttgtacatgaatctatgtccagattcgtgcacaaaagttgttttttttttctgggacaGAAACTTCTCGTACTGCAATACATGAGGGTTTGTGCGGTCACGTCCAAAATTAATTAGCTAATTATTTGTCATGGCAGAGAATTTTCAGTTTGTATTCTCGGTTCCTAATGTTTGGCGTAAAACTTTGTGCAATTTCAGCAACTTAATCACTGCTCTTGTGTATCTCTTCCCTTTTATGTTGTTATCTTGTCGATTACCATCAACCGATGTTTTTTTAGGTACAAATAGTGCTCCACTTCGCCAACAAGGTGATATTTCTGAGGGCGCCCAAAACACTATGACAGGATTCGACTTTGATAGACTTCCACAGGTATGAATTTGAATGCTGATTCTAAAGTAATGCAGTTTCATATAAAAGAAGCAGTTGCCATTAGCATTGCACACATGGATCATGATTTTGTTTGTTGATCAACAAGTCAATGAATAACaattttcttttatatttttttagttgtgCACGTTACATGCTTGTTGGCTGCATTGTTGCTTTGTGCCTTAACTGCCTTTTTCCTCTGGCAGTTTTAAGATTAGATCCTACAGTATATATAGCTCTCCTTTAACTTTGTTGGATTATACAACATTTAATCAGTAAGAGCTACTCATATCATTGGTCAGGATAAAAGGGAATCCTTCAATCAAATTTTTCCATGAACTCTCATTCTTTTTCTGAACCACATTATCCTTGATTTGACTCTTTTATCCATTTTTATTGCAGGATATCTTGTGCCATATACATTCCCTTATTCCGCTACGAGATGCTGCCTGCTTGGCTTGTCTGTCTTGTAGATTTCTACGCTCTTGGAGATGCTTCCCTAACCTCACATTCAATCAGGAAACATTCAGCTTGAATGTTTACGAGGGCACAtcatatgaaaaagaaaaggaaccaGTGGATATAATTGACAGCATTCTTCAGAACCACTCTGGTACTGGGGTGAAGACACTTAAGCTTGATGTTTCTAATTACTTCAAACCCATCACGGCTGACCATATCAACAATTGGCTTAACGCTGCTGTTAAACCTGGAATCATTGAAATTGCTGTGAAATTTCCTGTACATAACAGGCCAATGTTCAACCTCTCTTGCTCACTTTTATCTTGTGCCGGAAGCTCACTTCAGTCTATTTCCTTGTTCTTTTGTGCTTTTCACCCAACATTAAGAACTGGCTGTTTCAAAAGCTTGAGAAGCGTGTATTTCAAATTTGTCCACATTACTAGTGAAGAACTAGGATGCCTTCTCTCCAGTACAGTTTCATTGGAGAAGTTGGAAATTAGCAATTGTGATCAGCTCACTTCCTTGAATATACCTTCTCATCTGCAGCACCTTACGGTCCTGAATGTGTTATTTTGCACAAATCTAAAGATGATAGAAATTTATGCTCCAAAGCTGACCACTTTTGACTTCAGAGGACGCCCTATGAAAATATTAACCAGTGACTCCTCGCATCTGAAGTACATGACTTTGCATGGTACATTCTTCTCTGGCATGATCCAATATGCTAGGACTGAACTCCATTCTATCGCATCGAATCTTCAGACTCTTACCCTGGCATCATCTAAAGAGGTCTGTTGAGTTACATTATGTACAGTTAATTTATTGCATATATTTGATAATTATGCCTTGAAGCATAACTAACCTTAGCATATTCTTTCTTCAGGATTTTATTACGCCAATGTTGCCTGTGAAATTCCTCCACCTCAGGAACTTGAATGTCTATTTTGATGGCATTAGATTCCAAAGCTATGATTATTTTTCTCTGGCTTCTTTTTTCGAGGCTTGTCCTGCCTTGGAAACTTTCTACATATGGGTAAGTATGTTAACTCTTTAGAGCTGTACATGTGAAAGATTTTTTTAGATGAAATATCAGCACTGGCTTACCTGCTTTTTAGAGAAAGCCCAGAACCAGTACTGTGGTCTTACAAAAAGTTTGCAAACTGAACGAAAAGGGGCAACATACTGGGGTTTCATGTTAAAACAGTTAACTCCTGCATCTTTGTAGACATATTTGATCTCTGTAAAATATCTGGTTAAGTTAGGGCTTTTACGTTATTATTAAGTGAAGTGTCTTGACATAGGCTTATATTCCGCAAGTAATAAGAAATCAGTACTCAATATTCTACCCTAGAAATTACTAGGTAACATTGATGACGTTACTGCTTTGAACAATATTGACCGATCTCTGTATTCAGTTCTTTTAGGCTTGTGTTCGGGGCTATTGGTTGGGAACTTCTCCCCTGCGCATGCAAAATGGAGCagctcattagcacatgattaattaagtattagctaaaataaacttcaaaaatggattaacatgattttttaaagcaactttcctatatatatttatatatatatatatatatatatatatatatatatatatatatatatatatatatatatatatatatatatatatatatatatatatatatatatatatatatatatatatatatatatatatatatatatatatatatatatatatatatatatatatatatatatatatatatatatatatatatatatatacacacccatatgggactccatggtgcccgggctccaaggtataaaacacacaaattctctcaaatttttaaaaattttcaaattgtgagtatatacctaggtatatgaatttgattcatacaaatacctaacaacaaaacaactcaaactcaactttatttcacaattcattattacatacctaatgaattatatgtttggatgttatatacctagaaccaaaatctaaccaaaaaaaaagtttaaactcagttcaaacttgtttgaacttgttagtaaagaagttaatgttcatatctaaacatttaaaaaaatttcatactcattcaaattgggtatatactcaatttgaatcttggagcccatattgggtatatatatatataacacaccTTAGCAGTTCATAGAAAACATCCTTAGAGTTTGTGTAGTGGTTGCCCTTTACATGAGGGGCCCTCTCATCTCCTCTCCACCCTCACCATTTAGTCTTGTGGCATCTTGGGGCTTGTGCTTAGAGTTCCATACTAGTATGCTTTATTGTGCTAACATATTGCATTGAAAATCTATTATGATATGCCTAGTCAAAACTGTTTTTCTGTTGGAGGATTATGTGACATCAAAATTGATTTTGTGCAGGCAGGAGAGTATGATCTTGCATGGAAGGACCCAGCTCTTCAAGATTCCAATGCAGATTCGTTACAGATAAGGCGGATTCCAGAAATCCACCATGCCAACCTTAAGAAAGTATCCATCAACCGATTTTTCCCGTCAAAGAGCTTGATTGAGCTAACATATCTAATTATTGAGAATGCCTCGTCGCTACAATGCCTTAAGCTGGACGCTGGCTATGGTTTTGACACTAGTGGCATGTGTAAAAGGATGAATAAGTTAGATGTACTCCATGCCCTCAGTGCTGTGGAGGTTGCCAAGAAATATATTGAGGGCAAAGTTCCCTCCAGTGTGAAATTCAACATTCTGGAGCCCTGCGAGCGGTGTCATATTGCAAAACTTTCCCAACTTTAGATTTATTTCAAGTTATATAAATGTTTGTGCATGCGAATGCGTTGTATGATACAGTTACTAATCTATAGAAAGAAACCTGTTGGAGTTTTAGAGAGGAAATGTTGTTAATCAATTTGTCAGCATACTCTCTCAACtcagaatgtttttttttcacatgctGGGTCTAGACGAAACAGGCTCACCAAGGAGAGTCAAGCTTTCATAGATCTCTGGAGTTACTCAGTATTTCGGTACTTCCAATCTTCCATAAGTATGAATTGAATGAAATATATTCTTCTAACGTACTATTTCTCTTGTCTGCCAATTTCCCTGCAAAAACGAAATGCCAGTACTCAACAGTAAGATTTGAACAGTATTTAGCTCTTGTGCCATTAACTGTTCCGGGCACAAACTTTTGAGGCTAGTTGAAGTAAATTATCATACGTTGCCCTCTGCAAATTATTGCAAATGTGCTGACCATGGAAGGTTTATGTCACTGTACAGCAACAAGCAGTTTGTGTATATTGGCACCTTTTTCAGAAATTGCACAGCGGAAAGGCGCAAAAATCTTTTCGAGGTCATTTTATATATACACGAGTGTTCTTTTGATCGGCCACTGAATCTATAGAAAGAACTTTGATCTGGGTGGAAGAGAAATTTAGTACTACTAATATCTGCATTCAGCTTATTTCAATTTATACTCCTTTCTACCTAAGTTCATTTCAAGAGTGATTTTACAGTACTTGAGAAGGTATCAGGATGTATCATATTTTctaatgtaaaatttgatatCTTTTAGTATCTTCAGTATTAATATTAAAATGTACGAAAATTTACATAACAAAATTTGGTACTTTTTTTATCAAAGGGCCTTAACCCTTCATTTCCACTAAAAGAAATGTCACAGTTtacagcagaaaaaaaaaaagaaaacaactgCATCTAGAGCTTATAAAAGCGACAACAGACATTCAACAGTTGACTCTCTTCAACAGGCTAACAACTTTGCTCTTCTGTTCAAAAGCTAgacatttctctcttctcttctaatCTGATCAGCTGCTTGTAATCCTTCTGAAGCTGGCACGCCACCCATGTCGTGAATTGAACACCTCATTTGTGACCTGCTTTAGGCTCTGTTTTTTttagcttaagattattataatctagattattgagtcagattactataagttaGATTGTTACAATCTatagtagaataagcggttatttgtatctttcctagattattagagcctagattattgggtttgcaagtctaaagagggagtggggtggcatggtgggtaatttttcacccaataatctagaaaaagctcacctaaatgagcttatcagattataataagttgggctccagattataataagctacttcaataagttgtctaTTTCTTTTAGCTTACTCCCAATAatttggattataataatcccaagctgaaagaaatagGGCCTTAGCAATTGGATTCCCCATCGCAGCTTTTCTTGATTTCCCACCTGTCTCTGCAAAATAACCCAATCATGCATCCATGAGCACGCTTGATATAAAATGTCAGTGGGATCCTGTGACAACAACCGTTTAAAACAGGTTTTATTTCTTGTTTTCCAGACAGACCATAACACAGCTGCTGTCCCTACCAACAGTAAGTGTTTATAAAATTTGGTACTTACCTCGTAAGGAAAGTAAAATTTCTCTTATTTCAAACAGACAAGGTGGGTGGCAAGTGTGTGAAGAACCTGCCAACTACAGCCATATGCTGCCGCGCTCGCAGCCCCATGGGCCACGGGCCGTAGGCCGTGCTTGTGCTGTTTGCCTGGAACATGGGCCGGACCGGCTCGGCCCGTGCCGTCTCGTTCCTGGGCCGGGCCTTATGCGGCCCATTTCGTCGTcgttccgccgcgccgcctaCGCCGATCTACATCCGCCGCGCCGCTGTTCCCGCCTGCGAGTGCGAGAGGAGCAgcggcgccgtcgtccttctGCCGCCGGTGACCACACGTTTATACGCAATTCCTCTTTCTCATCCCTCTCTAACCACAcccttttttgttctttttttgccTTATAAACATTTGTCTTCTGTTCGTTCTAGATCTGGAAGCTctggtttcttttctttctttttttttttgctgttaaTTTTCCTTAACCTTAATTAGGGGAGTACTGTACTAACGGCAGTTTGTTTTCTTCACCCCAAAATCTCGGGGCCTCCATGTCGCATGCTACATCCGCCCCTGTCGATGGGGATCGAGTTCGAGTGAAAGAATCGTCTTGCCGCTCGCTGTTGCGTCGACGGTACCGAAACAGATCAAGTTCGTTCCTCTTTCGATTTGCAATTttactactactgctgctgctgctgctgctgctgctgctgctacttttCAGCGTTTATCATTCTGTTTGTTTTTATAACAAAGCTGCTATTTTCATTGCGGCGGATGGAATTGGGGACTAGGGTGGAGCAATTACTTCTGTTGCACAGTTTTAACTCTTGTAGTGTGGTCGCTCATGCTTTAATTCAGGCTCTTCCCTCTTCTTTGATTTTTGCTAGAATTGAGCTCATCGTCATTGCGGAGTTGCGAAAGATTCTTGTATTATGTTCACACCAaatttcctagaaaattaggaGTGTCTGGTTGGTTTCCGGGGTGTGTTGGGTGACTCCACAACGAGGTTCCACCAATGCTCTATCGTTTGGCAGTCCGGCCATTTATCCATTTGGAGGTCAGTGCTAGTCCACCTCTGGATTTCCGTCCAGATTCTCCCTATGACTATGCATCTGGCGAAGAGATTCTCCTTGTGATGTTGTTTCACATATTAGATCCACTATTAATTgtgcttagagcaagtttaatagtgtagccaactactagctccaattcatctatagctaatctaatagctatTTCATACAACAATTACATACTACAATATTAATGTatggtcctacctgtcatacacacacagtgtcttgaagtccgtgtacagctggctataaatctatagcccgctgtccttctctctcttcatttatcttcttaaaatatgtttgtagctgctattgtacctgctctaattgtAAAACAATGGTAGTACTATCTTGAAGCAATGGTTGAACAGAAGGTCAATGCAGATGCAACCTGCAGGCTTGCTAGTCAACGAAACGCGTGCATTTGCATCGTCGTTGTGTCATGTCGTCAAGCTGGCAGGTCAAAGCTAAGCTAGGACGACGTGCGACTGTGACACTTCACCTGCAGATACATACACCCACAGTTTCTGACTTCTCAATTCAGTCGGCCATGCTGCCttgatgatcgatcgatgcaaaGGCAGGCAGGAGGATTCATTTCCATGGCGTGGTCAATGCCACCGCTGGCTTTGTTCGCCGCCGTGCTGGCGCTGCAGCAAgctatcgccgccgccgcggcggccggagacTGCCCGACCACCTGCGGCGACGTGGCCGTGCCGTTCCCGTTCGGCATCGGCGCCGGCTGCTACCACTTGCCCGGGTTCAACCTCACCTGCGACCGGAGCAGCGACCCGCCGCGGCTGCTcctcggcgacgccgccgcgttccAGGTGCTCAACGTCTCCATCGTCAACGCCACGGTGCGCGCCGCCCGCGTCGGCGGCATAAACATCACCTACGGCGGCGGGAACACGTCGTCGGCCGACGAGGGACGCGGCGCTTGGCgggggctcggcgacggcgggccgTTCGCGCTGTCCGAGGATCGCaacgagctcgtcgtcgtctgGGGGTGCGACGTCGTGGCGCTGCTCACCGACGGCGGGGGGAGCGGCAACAGCAGCAACGTCACCATCAGCGGCTGCGCCTCCTTCTGCCCCGgcaccgacgccggcggccaAGCGATCGCCGCCCCAGCGGGTTCCACGATGTCGCTGACCGAGGACAGGCGGTGCACCGGCGTCGGCTGCTGCCAGATGCCCATCAGCGTCGGCCGCGACTCCTACCAAGTGCGTCTCCGCCGGCTCAACCCGAGCccgccccagccgccgccgccgcagggcgCCGGCGACCCGACGGTGGTGCTCATCGCGGAGCAAGGGTGGGTCGCCGAGGCCTCTAGGTCCACCCGAGGCTACCcgctcccggtcaccttcgacGAGACGGCGGTGCCCGTGTTGCTGGGGTGGATGATCGCGTCGACCCGcgtcggcgccgacggcgaggtgcCGGTGAACTCGACGtgccccgccgacgccgcgcgcaGCGCCTGCAAGAGCAGCCACAGCTCGTGCCGCAACGTCTCCAGCTCCGCGCGCGCCGGCTACGTCTGCGACTGCGACGCCGGCTTCCATGGCAACCCCTACCTCGCCACCGGATGCCAAGGTAAAATTACATACAGAATTCGATTCTTTTTCTTGTGAATTCGAGCTAATTTGTGTCGATTTGGGCGATTTGCGAAGACATCAACGAGTGCGAGCGTGCAGAGGAGCACGGTTGCTTCGGCGAGTGCATCAACACGGCCGGATCGTTCCTGTGCCGGTGCCCTGCAGGAATGCAAGGCAACTACACCCAACGCAATGGATGTTTCAGACCTCCTCTTCCTGCTCGTTCTTCTACAGGTGAGCAATCACACATTCACACAATACTTAATCACAGCTGCAACTTGATTGGTGAAAGAAAAGTTTACAGTAATACTATCTCTGCTCTTACATTCTTGTCATCTTCAGGTTTAAGCATCGGTGTGGGTGTCAGTAGTGCTGCAAGCCTTATACTTATAGTGATCATGGCGATCTTCATCATCCGCAAGCAGAAACGCAGGAGGGCCAAGAAGATTAGGCAGAAGTACTTCAAGCAGAATCGTGGGCAGCTACTGCAGCAACTGGTAGCTCAGAGGGCTGACATTGCAGAGAGGATGATCATACCGTTGGGTGAGCTCAAGAAGGCAACAAACAACTTTGATAGAGCTcgtgagctcggcggcggcggccatggcaccGTGTACAAGGGGATCTTGTCCGATCTCCATGTCGTCGCCATCAAGAAATCAAAGATTGCAGTTCAAAGGGAGATCGATGAGTTCATAAACGAGGTTGCCATTCTCTCGCAGATAAACCATAGGAACGTGGTGAAGCTTTTCGGATGTTGCCTCGAGACAGAAGTGCCATTGCTTGTCTATGAGTTCGTTTCCAATGGAACCCTTTACAGCCATCTCCATGTCAGTGGACCAAGATCACTACCATGGAGTGACAGATTGAGGATTGCAACTGAGACAGCCAAAGCTATTGCCTATCTGCACTCATCAGTTTCAATCCCAATAATCCACAGAGATATCAAGTCCACTAATATACTCCTCGATGACACTCTGACCTCCAAGGTGTCAGACTTTGGAGCTTCAAGATGTATCCCGGTTGATCAAACAGGGGTAACAACAAAGGTTCAGGGAACCTTAGGATACATGGATCCGGCATACTATTACACTCAGAGGCTTACAGAAAAgagcgacgtgtacagcttcggggTCATTCTTGTAGAGCTTCTCACAAGGAAGAAGCCATTTTCTCACCTGACACCTGAGGGTGAAGGTCTGGTTGCACATTTTGTCACTTCATTTACAGAAGGCAATCTAGTTGGAGTGTTAGACCTGCAAATCATGGAGGAGGCAGACATGAAAGTTGTCGAAGTAGTAGCTACGCTAGCTGTGACATGTGTAAATCTGAGAGGAGAGGACCGGCCTACCATGAGACAGGTTGAGATGGCACTTGAAGGCATTCAGGCATCCAGGGAAAATGTTTCAGGTAATCTTTCTGCAGAGAAGCTTGGAGAGAGCAATAATGTCGCGAGGGATTTCATGCCAAGCCAAGAAGGAAGAAGCATGACAGAAGGGACTAGGCAATATAGTTTGGAAGAAGAGTTCTTGTTGTCTTCAAGGTACCCTCGGTAGTTTTCTGGTCATCTGTGTTCATGTAAAGCTGATTTCAGTTTCATTTTTCCCCAAGGAGTTTATGTGTTCTTTAAAGAATTGAAAATTACCCTCATTCGAGTTAAAAACAATGGGCCATGACATGCTTCTTACCAATCGGTAGCCTTGCCATTTACCCTTTATTATTGGGCTGTATTTCTGGAGTTTAATATTGGGTCTATTTTGTACTGACGACATGGCCCTCTACCTGCCAGAAAATTCAGCTAgcagacaaaaaaaatcattggaTGCAGCAAGCTGAATGCTAAGTCCACTGAAGAAATTTCTATCCTTTGTATATAAATTTATTTCCAATTGTAATAAACAATCATGTGATTCGCGAGTTTTACACGTAATATTAACAGCGTAGTGTGTGTAGGTGCATCGTGCACGCGATGAACACCATCCCAAATTtcctaagtttgactaatttgaAAGCTACTAACTTAGAAAAATGTAGAGATCACATGAGCGGGAATGACGGCCGGATGGCGATGCCGCAGAGCCCCTCCGGCTTGCCGGCGACGTCCTTCTTCATCTTGATGTATCCCTGGTCGCCCCAGTTCTTCCCCCACGAGTTCTTGATGATCCAGTActtgtcgccgccggcggcgccgccgtccgccgccgcctcctcctggcCGTAGCCGACGACGGTGACGCCGTGGTTGAGCCGCGTCCCGCACGGCCCGTCGTACACGCCCTTCCTGTAGTGCTGGAAGttgtcgccgccggcctcgatgGACACGGCCAcgggctgcgccgccgcggcgttcgCCAGCGACGCCTCGCTCCGGGTGGCCACGCGGCGGAgcccggcgatggtggcggcgtggTGGCCCAGCTTGGCGCGGtcgcaggcggcggaggcggcggccgtgtAGGGGTAGTCGTCGCGGGTGGTGATGCCGCCGTTGGCGGTGATCCACTCCAGCGCCCGGTAGctgacgccgccgtcgcagccgc is from Oryza sativa Japonica Group chromosome 9, ASM3414082v1 and encodes:
- the LOC4347858 gene encoding F-box/FBD/LRR-repeat protein At1g78750: MPPFSSEPMTNNEGEPVEDASCRSVRRRRYREQTSTNSAPLRQQGDISEGAQNTMTGFDFDRLPQDILCHIHSLIPLRDAACLACLSCRFLRSWRCFPNLTFNQETFSLNVYEGTSYEKEKEPVDIIDSILQNHSGTGVKTLKLDVSNYFKPITADHINNWLNAAVKPGIIEIAVKFPVHNRPMFNLSCSLLSCAGSSLQSISLFFCAFHPTLRTGCFKSLRSVYFKFVHITSEELGCLLSSTVSLEKLEISNCDQLTSLNIPSHLQHLTVLNVLFCTNLKMIEIYAPKLTTFDFRGRPMKILTSDSSHLKYMTLHGTFFSGMIQYARTELHSIASNLQTLTLASSKEDFITPMLPVKFLHLRNLNVYFDGIRFQSYDYFSLASFFEACPALETFYIWAGEYDLAWKDPALQDSNADSLQIRRIPEIHHANLKKVSINRFFPSKSLIELTYLIIENASSLQCLKLDAGYGFDTSGMCKRMNKLDVLHALSAVEVAKKYIEGKVPSSVKFNILEPCERCHIAKLSQL
- the LOC4347859 gene encoding wall-associated receptor kinase 5, whose protein sequence is MQRQAGGFISMAWSMPPLALFAAVLALQQAIAAAAAAGDCPTTCGDVAVPFPFGIGAGCYHLPGFNLTCDRSSDPPRLLLGDAAAFQVLNVSIVNATVRAARVGGINITYGGGNTSSADEGRGAWRGLGDGGPFALSEDRNELVVVWGCDVVALLTDGGGSGNSSNVTISGCASFCPGTDAGGQAIAAPAGSTMSLTEDRRCTGVGCCQMPISVGRDSYQVRLRRLNPSPPQPPPPQGAGDPTVVLIAEQGWVAEASRSTRGYPLPVTFDETAVPVLLGWMIASTRVGADGEVPVNSTCPADAARSACKSSHSSCRNVSSSARAGYVCDCDAGFHGNPYLATGCQDINECERAEEHGCFGECINTAGSFLCRCPAGMQGNYTQRNGCFRPPLPARSSTGLSIGVGVSSAASLILIVIMAIFIIRKQKRRRAKKIRQKYFKQNRGQLLQQLVAQRADIAERMIIPLGELKKATNNFDRARELGGGGHGTVYKGILSDLHVVAIKKSKIAVQREIDEFINEVAILSQINHRNVVKLFGCCLETEVPLLVYEFVSNGTLYSHLHVSGPRSLPWSDRLRIATETAKAIAYLHSSVSIPIIHRDIKSTNILLDDTLTSKVSDFGASRCIPVDQTGVTTKVQGTLGYMDPAYYYTQRLTEKSDVYSFGVILVELLTRKKPFSHLTPEGEGLVAHFVTSFTEGNLVGVLDLQIMEEADMKVVEVVATLAVTCVNLRGEDRPTMRQVEMALEGIQASRENVSGNLSAEKLGESNNVARDFMPSQEGRSMTEGTRQYSLEEEFLLSSRYPR